Proteins encoded together in one Etheostoma cragini isolate CJK2018 chromosome 11, CSU_Ecrag_1.0, whole genome shotgun sequence window:
- the LOC117953314 gene encoding uncharacterized protein LOC117953314 isoform X2, with protein MTHFRGQIRGPHWGPTMDNMLIDFWSQHDCLFNSSVDSYYDKDLKTEFALSIGKPVSDVERRSRLLRTPYGRVLWHPERVNTFLQKMLREKLDFLRPYIVRRQGDSYLDEKFDDRDEDDEELETEGSIDHEMGSSFGIPLDADEKRQDLDDEPHTASCLNPAPLHFPNLSPQVTDVMSLSCPHCPGKGSTYQPAQIPAPNISKHNILNQFAEVMLADMHQIKDPMVLMRLRRDITHLVFKAVEDDVQRQCSRVLPMSKPGERVQIHGCSMPQQASSQTNYSWRQRFLKRRGLEIRRRIQRWEENVQESVGAARRPTRPSVGGDG; from the exons ATGACACACTTTCGAGGTCAGATCCGGGGCCCCCACTGGGGCCCTACAATGGACAACATGCTGATAGATTTCTGGAGCCAACATGACTGCCTTTTTAATTCCTCGGTCGACTCCTACTACGACAAGGACCTGAAGACCGAGTTTGCCTTGTCCATCGGAAAGCCTG TATCTGATGTGGAGAGAAGATCCAGATTGCTCCGGACTCCGTACGGGAGGGTGCTATGGCATCCGGAGAGGGTCAACACTTTCCTGCAAAAGATGCTTAGAGAGAAACTTGATTTCTTGAGGCCTTACATAGTTCGCAGGCAAGGTGATTCATATCTG GACGAGAAGTTTGATGATCGGGATGAAGATGACGAGGAGTTGGAGACCGAAGGGAGCATTGACCACGAGATGGGAAGCTCATTTGGTATCCCACTGGATGCTGATGAGAAGAGACAAGATCTGGATGATGAACCCCACACGGCCTCCTGCCTGAACCCTGCTCCACTGCACTTTCCAAATCTGTCGCCTCAAGTTACAGATGTCATGTCTCTGAGCTGTCCCCACTGCCCTGGCAAGGGTTCTACTTATCAGCCTGCCCAAATACCTGCACCAAACATAtccaaacacaacattttaaaccaGTTTGCAGAAGTTATGTTGGCCGACATGCATCAGATTAAAGACCCTATGGTGCTAATGAGACTTCGCCGAGATATCACCCACCTGGTGTTCAAAGCGGTGGAAGACGATGTGCAGAGACAATGCAGTCGAGTCCTGCCCATGTCTAAACCGGGGGAGAGAGTGCAGATCCACGGCTGCTCCATGCCCCAACAGGCATCCTCACAAACAAACTACTCATGGAGGCAGAGGTTTCTGAAGAGAAGGGGGTTAGAGATTAGAAGGAGGatacagagatgggaggagaaTGTCCAGGAGTCAGTTGGTGCAGCCCGGCGTCCAACAAGGCCCAGCGTTGGAGGGGACGGGTGA
- the LOC117953314 gene encoding uncharacterized protein LOC117953314 isoform X1 — translation MTHFRGQIRGPHWGPTMDNMLIDFWSQHDCLFNSSVDSYYDKDLKTEFALSIGKPVSDVERRSRLLRTPYGRVLWHPERVNTFLQKMLREKLDFLRPYIVRRQGDSYLEDEKFDDRDEDDEELETEGSIDHEMGSSFGIPLDADEKRQDLDDEPHTASCLNPAPLHFPNLSPQVTDVMSLSCPHCPGKGSTYQPAQIPAPNISKHNILNQFAEVMLADMHQIKDPMVLMRLRRDITHLVFKAVEDDVQRQCSRVLPMSKPGERVQIHGCSMPQQASSQTNYSWRQRFLKRRGLEIRRRIQRWEENVQESVGAARRPTRPSVGGDG, via the exons ATGACACACTTTCGAGGTCAGATCCGGGGCCCCCACTGGGGCCCTACAATGGACAACATGCTGATAGATTTCTGGAGCCAACATGACTGCCTTTTTAATTCCTCGGTCGACTCCTACTACGACAAGGACCTGAAGACCGAGTTTGCCTTGTCCATCGGAAAGCCTG TATCTGATGTGGAGAGAAGATCCAGATTGCTCCGGACTCCGTACGGGAGGGTGCTATGGCATCCGGAGAGGGTCAACACTTTCCTGCAAAAGATGCTTAGAGAGAAACTTGATTTCTTGAGGCCTTACATAGTTCGCAGGCAAGGTGATTCATATCTG GAGGACGAGAAGTTTGATGATCGGGATGAAGATGACGAGGAGTTGGAGACCGAAGGGAGCATTGACCACGAGATGGGAAGCTCATTTGGTATCCCACTGGATGCTGATGAGAAGAGACAAGATCTGGATGATGAACCCCACACGGCCTCCTGCCTGAACCCTGCTCCACTGCACTTTCCAAATCTGTCGCCTCAAGTTACAGATGTCATGTCTCTGAGCTGTCCCCACTGCCCTGGCAAGGGTTCTACTTATCAGCCTGCCCAAATACCTGCACCAAACATAtccaaacacaacattttaaaccaGTTTGCAGAAGTTATGTTGGCCGACATGCATCAGATTAAAGACCCTATGGTGCTAATGAGACTTCGCCGAGATATCACCCACCTGGTGTTCAAAGCGGTGGAAGACGATGTGCAGAGACAATGCAGTCGAGTCCTGCCCATGTCTAAACCGGGGGAGAGAGTGCAGATCCACGGCTGCTCCATGCCCCAACAGGCATCCTCACAAACAAACTACTCATGGAGGCAGAGGTTTCTGAAGAGAAGGGGGTTAGAGATTAGAAGGAGGatacagagatgggaggagaaTGTCCAGGAGTCAGTTGGTGCAGCCCGGCGTCCAACAAGGCCCAGCGTTGGAGGGGACGGGTGA
- the LOC117952918 gene encoding actin-related protein 3-like produces the protein MAGRLPACVVDCGTGYTKLGYAGNTEPQFIVPSCIAIKESAKVGDQAQRRMMKGVDDLDFYIGDEAVDKPSYSTKWPIRHGIVEDWDLMERFMEQIIFKYLRAEPEDHYFLLTEPPLNTPENREYTAEIMFESFNVPGLYIAVQAVLALAASWTSRQVGERTLTGTVIDSGDGVTHVIPVAEGYVIGSCIKHIPIAGRDITYFTQQLLREREVGIPPEQSLETAKAVKERFSYVCPDLVKEFSKYDTDGSKWIKQYTGINSISKKEFTIDVGYERFLGPEIFFHPEFANPDFTQPISEVVDEVIQNCPIDVRRPLYKNVVLSGGSTMFRDFGRRLQRDLKRTVDARLKMSEELSGGKLKPKPIDVQVITHHMQRYAVWFGGSMLASTPEFYQVCHTKKDYEEIGPSICRHNPVFGVMS, from the exons ATGGCTGGACGATTACCGGCGTGTGTTGTTGACTGCGGCACAGG TTACACCAAACTGGGATATGCAGGGAACACAGAGCCACAGTTCATCGTTCCATCAT GTATCGCCATCAAAGAGTCAGCCAAGGTTGGGGACCAGGCCCAGCGAAGGATGATGAAGGGGGTGGATGACTTGGATTTCTACATTGGAGATGAAGCAGTAGACAAGCCGTCATATTCCACTAAG TGGCCAATCCGTCATGGGATTGTGGAGGACTGGGACCTAATGGAGCGCTTCATGGAGCAGATAATCTTCAAGTACCTTAGGGCTGAGCCTGAGGACCACTACTTCCTCCTG ACAGAGCCTCCTCTGAACACACCAGAAAACCGAGAGTACACAGCTGAGATCATGTTTGAATCCTTCAATGTACCAGGGCTGTACATCGCTGTGCAG GCTGTGCTTGCTCTGGCAGCCTCCTGGACATCCAGACAGGTGGGAGAGAGGACACTGACAGGCACGGTCATCGATAGCGGAGACGGTGTCACCCACGTCATCCCTGTG gCTGAAGGTTATGTCATTGGCAGCTGTATAAAGCACATTCCCATCGCAGGGCGAGACATCACCTACTTCACACAGCAGCTTctgagggagagggaggtggGCATCCCACCGGAGCAGTCCCTGGAGACGGCCAAGGCAGTCAAG GAGCGGTTCAGCTACGTGTGCCCAGATCTTGTCAAAGAATTTAGCAAGTACGATACGGATGGCTCCAAGTGGATCAAGCAGTACACCGGCATCAATTCCATCAGCAAGAAGGAGTTCACCATCGATGTGGGCTACGAGCGCTTCCTGGGGCCAGAGATCTTCTTCCACCCAGAG TTTGCCAACCCTGACTTCACCCAGCCTATCTCTGAAGTTGTGGACGAGGTCATTCAGAACTGCCCCATTGATGTCAGGCGCCCTCTCTATAAG AACGTTGTTCTGTCAGGAGGCTCCACCATGTTCAGGGACTTTGGCCGGCGTTTGCAGAGAGACTTAAAGAGGACGGTTGATGCCCGACTGAAGATGAGCGAGGAACTGAGCGGAGGCAAGCTCAAG CCCAAACCAATTGATGTCCAAGTTATCACTCATCATATGCAGAGATATGCAGTGTGGTTTGGTGGATCAATGTTAGCATCAACT CCTGAATTCTACCAGGTTTGCCACACCAAAAAGGACTATGAAGAGATTGGGCCAAGCATCTGTCGCCACAACCCTGTGTTTGGGGTCATGTCTTAA